The nucleotide sequence AGGTAGGTATAGCAGCTATACCCTTTTCATCTGGGTCAAAATCTTGTAGAGCATCTCTGGCCGATTCAATACCTAAAACGTCACAAACGTCTTGAGCTACCCATTCCGGATTGTCTGTTGTTCCCACGAAACGGACTTGCTGTTCTTCAAATGTGAAAATTATTGTTAGATTAGACACAAATTTTGCTCCTATTAAAAAATGAAAACTAGGTAATTAGAGGTTGTTTTTTCAAAATATAAAATGTGTTTTTTGTGTGTTTACCTCGTGTAGCTACTAACTACACGAGCATCTACACCCCTGGAAGTTGAAGAACATTAGCAGCCAATTCAATACCTAAAACGTCACAAACGTCCTGAGCTATCCATTCCGGCTTGTCTGCTGTCCCTACGAAACGGACTTGCTGTTCTTCGAATGTGAAAATTGTTAGATTGGACATGATTTTTACTCCTACTAGAAAAATTTAAATTAGGTAATTAGAGATTGTTTATTTTGAATCAAGGGTATGTTTTTGCATTTTTAAAAGGGTCTGTAAGAAATACATACCCCCAATATACCCTTGATGTTTGATTAGTTTTTTTCCTCTGGTTCGTCCCAAGTTTGTTCCTCCTGGTCTTTGTCCAAATACCAGTCAAGGGGTAAGTCTAGGTAATCTCTGCCAATTTGCCTAAGAAGTTCTTGAAGGCTTTGAATTTGCTTCATATTGAGCCTAAATTCTCTTTCGCCCCTACGATACTGACCTAGGGTTCTATAGTTGATCTCCAGTCGAGCAGCTAATTGTCCAGGAGTCATATCCCACAGAGCTAAAAACTCATCAAGCATTGATTTATATTTTTTACCCCTTGACAAATTCTTTGTTTTATCGGTCATAATAATTATAACCTCATTTGAGGTTAATAGAGAAACAGAAAAACTGCAAGGCGATCGCGCTCTCAAACTCAATCGCCCTGCTGTTATCAACCATATACAGAAGGAGGTGTCTAACTCAAAAAGATTTAGCAGTAGTTATTTCAAGATTTACAGGACGAGCGTCCAGCCTTAACACTCAATCAAAAAAATGGTGGGACAAACGTCCCACCTTCACAAAAAAACATTCAAATTATGAACAACATATCACTTATCCCAGGAGACAATCCAGCATGGAAGAAATCATAGACGAAATGGAAGACGGCATCACAGACAAATTGCTCGAGTTCATCGAGCTAGATACTCGAATAGCGGGCTTACAGGAACAATTAGAGAAGCTAAAACAAGACAAAGCATCTTATGCTAAACAAATCAGGGCGCGACTTATCCAAGAAGTTATTCTAGTCGTTCCAACCGGCAAACGTTCAGGTTTCTGCTTTCACCTCTCAGATGGAGAAATTGTTTATGCCCGCACAACAATTTTAGAAACCTCAGTTCAGCCTTAACACTCAACCAAAAAAAACGGTGGGACAAACGTCCCACCTTCACAAAAAACATTCAAATTATGAACAACATATCACCTGATGAGAGCGCTTTTAACCTATCAAAGCGCGAGTATTTAGCCGCTAAATTCCTCCAAGGACTATTAAGCTCTGCCGATGCCTCTTTTTTCTGTGGCGGGAATTCTGAGCAGCTTAATCATATGTTCTTGAGCCGCGCCGTTGACTTGGCTGATGAATTTTTGGAATATTTTGAAAGAGACAAATCTTATGTCATTAACAAAAAGCCAAAATTCAACATAAGAGACAAAGTTTATTTTGTCGAAGATAACGGCGATAAAGTCCCTAGTACAATAGCGGACACGAGCTACTCTGTTGTTTTAGGTCAATGGGAATATTTCATTTCAAGCCACAAAGAACCTTGCTATGAATATGACCTTTTACCCAGAGAGGATGGCGACAATGAGTGAAATTAAAGTTACTAAAATTGAGATTCGCGCTCCAAAGTTCGACCAATATGAGCTTGTAGGGCTTGAGTGGAATGGAAAGCATTACGCCGTTAAAATTGGCCAAAGATGGCTAAATTTCGAGGACGGTTCTTGGTGGTACAAAATAGCAGGAAATGACCAAAAACTGTTCCCTGAGAGCGTCTTTTATATTCCTGAGAAGTATTAACCACAAAGCTAAAATAACTGGAACCCGTCCATTCCGAAGTTTTTTTAACCAATTTTCAGAGGCTCTCAACCCAACAAATTAAGAGAGAGAATTATGACCGAAGAAACCATGATGATTCCCGTTCCAAAATTCGCCAAAGGAGACGCTGTAAGACTTGTTTACCAAGATGGAGAAAAGATTTGCTTGGGGGCGGAAGCAATAATCCATAAAACCATTTTTGACAACGATTCAAAAAAATGGTTTTACTATACAAACTGCTTCATTTCAAGTCTCCCTGAAAACTTACTCCGTCCAGCCCCAAAAGGCGATGAAACCAAATTTAAAAGGGTACTTTCAATTGACTGACCAACAATACTGGGAAGAAAGAAAAAGATATGTCAAATTAAGCCATCAAGCCTTCGCTCTTTCCAACCAAATAGGTTTAAGCGACCAGCAGCTAATTGACATTCTTACCCAAAAATACGGGGTAAATAAAATTGTTCAGCTAACAAACGACGAGTTAGAGGATTTTGGGAAATGGTTGATTCAACAGAAAGAATACTGCTCTTAAACTGTACATATATCAATACACAAAACTACCAAGGGCTGGAGTGTGCTTATTATTATCACCACCCTCAGAAGACCTTTGTTTGCTTCATCATAGGACGAATATTTTTAAACGATTCATCCTATCAGAGCTTACAAACAAGAGTCGAAAACTACATCAATAACTCCCTTTTGAGGGAATAATGAGCGAATTCTGAGTCCTATCCATAGTTATTAAAAAAGGGCGACTTACCTTTATCGTCAGCCCTTTTTCATCATGATCAACAGGGAATAAATTATGCTAGACAAAGAAAGGTTCAATCAAATCATCCAAGGTTTAGCCGACACAGAAACCGCGAAAACTTATTACAGAGAGCTAATTTCACTAGCTAGAACCATAGGAGATGAACACCCAGACGCTGGAAAAGTCGCTGACCAAATCATGTATCTTGAGGATTTATATAAATTCAAAGATACTCATGCACAGCCTAACACAAAACCAACCGAAGAAGCGTTTAGTTACAACGAAATCAATGAGGAGGTGCGAGCGAAAATAGATGAACTTATTGATTTAGATTTCGCTCCATCTCAAGCTTTAACCGTTTGCGATTTTTTAGCCAAGTCCCTAAAGTTGCCCAACAGCAGAAATCTAGAAAGGTACTATCATTACAGGAAAGACCAACGGGAACAAGAAGACTTTAAAAGCGAGATGGATAAAGACTTATCCGATCTATTGGGTATTAACAAATCAGACATTAACGTCTCTGATTACTTGCCGGACTGGCTAAGTCCTCCCCTTTCCCATTACTGCAAGACTTCTAGTGTTAAACATTTGCTCGTTCTTTTAGGGCTTTTATCCGGGGTTTCTGTCTGTCATAAAGTGAAAACGCGGCTTATGGTAGATCCTTCCAAAGACTGGAAGGAGCCGCCGTCATTATTTGTTTTAAATATCTCCCCAACGGGTCAAGGTAAATCCCCGTTTGTAAACAAGATTCTGATTGAACCCCTATCATTAATTCACCAAGAATGGAAGGAGGCTTTTAATGATGAACAGCTTGATTATGAAATTGAACTCGAATCAATTAAGCAACTCCCCAAAGATGAACGAAAAGAAGCGTTGAAAAATCTTAAAGAGCCGCCTAGCCGAGAAAGAATTATTTTCAGTACAGACCCGACGATCATCGGGCTTAATCAGCAGTTTAACGCCTATCCTGAGCAGGGTATCCTCGCTATTTTTGATGAAGGCTCAAAGCTTTTTGCTTTTGATCGCACAGGTTCAGGTAAAAGCGATCGCGCCGATTTGCTATCTTTTTACAATGGCGGCGGGCTTTGCGAACTGCGGCTAGAGGGAATACGAGCAAATGTCAGCAGAACTCTCTTATCAATCAATGCAGCCATTCAACCAGAAGTCCTATTAGAGTTAATGGGGAACTGTGAGGACCGTTCAGGGCAATGGGCCAGGTTCCTTTACGCCCTTCAACCCAAAACCCGAAAATATCCCTCTAGAAATCAAGCAAAAGTGGATGTAACCAATTTGCTGGTAGAAGTTTACGAACAAATTATGAAGCTTCCTGGAGAGCTTTATCATTTGGACCCTCAAGCCGGGCAGCTATTCGACGATTACTACTATTTTGACCTCGAAGGTAAGCGTATGCGTACCAATGACTTAGGATTAGAGGCGGTTTTCGGTAAGTCCGGAGGACAAGTCGCTCGGTTGGCCCTAAACCTTCATATTCTAGAAGTTATTGCGAACCCAGGAGCCACGCCACGATTAATCAAAGCTGAGACGATCGAAAAAGCAGTGAGCCTTTACAAGATTTGCCTCAATCAGATTCGAGGCTTGTATAGTATCGCTGGAGCTTCTCAGGGGGAACTACCCCCAAAATTGGCTCTCATCATTGAGCGCTCTAAATCCGTTGGAGCGGTTACGGCGCGAGACATCAAGCAATATGTCTGGTGCTGCAAGAAAGATGACCCTTCCCAGATTAGAGAGTGGTTCATCCGCCTTGAGAAATTAGGTAAGGGTAAAGTATCCGGTGCTGGTAATCGGAAGTCATTTACCGCTTATTAATAAGAGGAATTGTAACACCCCTCAAAAAAAACAGTACAAAAGCTCTGCTCTACGCCTCTACAGTTTTTTTAAGCGCACTCAAAAGCTTATCTAGCATAGCTTTGAATGCGCTACATTTTTCTCTACGTCTTATCTACTTCTCTACACATACTATCTGAGTCCCTGATAACGTAAGTTTTTATTAAGCTAATTTCTCAGATAACTGCTACTTTTATGAGAAAAAACTTTACACAACTAAGCATTTTGTAGTACATTAAAATCTTGTAACACGATTACAAGCCCAATAAAACAGCGTCTTTATTAACATTTAGGTAGTGATTATATATAACATTAACTGAATGGTTCATGCGCCCCGAGAAATTAGGTAAAGGTAAAATACCCAGTGCTGGTAATCGGAAGTCATTTACCGCTTATTAATAAGAGGAATTGTAACACCCCTCAAAAAAAACAGTACAAAAGCTCTGCTCTACGCCTCTACAGTTTTTTTAAGCGCACTCAAAAGCTTATCTAGCATAGCTTTGAATGCGCTACATTTTTCTCTACGCCTTATCTACTTCTCTACACATACTATCTGAGTCCCTGATAACGTAAGTTTTTATTAAGCTGATTTCTCAGATAACTGCTACTTTTATGAGAAAAAATTTTACATAACTAAGCATCTTGTAGCACATCAAAATCTTGTAACACGATTACAAGTTCAATAAAACAGCATCTTTATTAACACCTAGGTAGTGATTGTATATAACGTCAACCGAGTTACCGCAACTGTCAGCCAGCAACTTTAGGTCCACTCCTGATTGAGCCTGCAAAGTAATGAAAGTATGCCGCGTTGACGAAGGCTTTAAATATTGAGAGATTTTCCCCTCATCAGCTAACCGAGTAACAACGCCAGGATAGTATCTAGTCTCGCCTAAATCTTTATCGTCTCGCTTTCCTTTGTTTTTGCCGTTCCAAGCTTCATTAAGCATTAACCGGTCAAAATGTTTGCCTTTTGGAGTTGTAAACACAAAGCCTTTTGATGCTGTAGTCTGACTTTGAGCTTCAACCTTTTCCAGTAAAAATAACAGTTTAGAATAACCTTTTGTTTTAAAAATCCTAGTAGTATCTGTCTTGGTTGTTTTTAGTAGCCGAGATTCTGTACTCCAGCTTTCGTCAAAAACAATCCAGTCTTTCTTAATATCATTCCATTTCAAGGCAAAGGCTTCTCCTAGACGGCAGCCCGTCAGAAATAAAAATTCAACTAAATCCGCTATCTGCCGCTCAAGGCTCCTGGACGAAGACCTAAAACTACTGATAATTACATCTCTTTCTTCTTTTGCAAAAGCTCTATAGTCTTCTGCTTCGGATAACTGAGATGATTTTTTAGGGGGTTTAACAATCACATCTTTAGTCTGGTTAAAGAAATTTTTACTAAGCTTCTCACGTCTAACTGCCCTATCGCCCATGTAAACAAGGGCATTAAAAAGCTTTTTCAGATTGGGTTGATAGTTGTCGGCTCTCATCAAATCAAAAATCATGTTATTGACCATTTCTGAGCTAATTTCAGATTCTAGCCAAGGCGACAACCAATGTAAGTAAGTTCTCCTATAACGATTTTGGTAAGTCGTTTGACAAATCTGCTTGGTGGAAAGCTTCCAGCTACAAAAATCATCCCATAGTTCACCGAGGGTAGGGTTAGCGATCGCAGTGGAGAGAGAAACGATTTTAGGAGTAACCTTAATCCCTAAGTATTTTTCTAATGTGGGGTCAAATAAATTTTCCGCGTCAGGATGGTCTAAATCTGCCTGTATGCGCTGACAAATGCCTTCAAGCCATTTCCTATTGTCAGGGCTGTCACTTCGCCCTACAGCCTTATAAAACTGGGGCTTATTGTAAAATTTGCGGCTGAGACGAGAGGAGAACTGAAGTCGCAAAGATCCTTTATCAGCCTGAATCCTTATGTCTTGGGTTTTGTGAGTCTTTTGAGCCTGCATATTTTTTCTAGTAAATTTCTAGTAAATTATATTACTCACAACCCGAAAGCATTACCCTGAAAGCCTTGCAAGCCGTCCCGTACGAGTTCCTCCAAGCCCGTTTAAGAAACCTGTAAATCCGAACAAAAGAGGTTTACAGGTTTTCATCTGGCAAAAGTCTACTAGATTTTTCGTGTTTTTGTCAAAAAAAAGCTTTGAGCGACGAGCTAACTACCTGTAGGGATATAGAGAATAGGCGGCTTTCCCGTCGCGGTTTGAGGTTCTTACAAGATTATTAGATTTTATCAATAGCTAGTTAAGTTTGTACTTTCCACTGCTCCAAGAAATTTTGGGCCCATTCTTGACCTAACTCCTCATCGCTTTTTTCCGGCTTAGTGGCCTTGAGAATATATTTTTGACGTAAATGAGCTAACTCTTCTAAACTGCCTGCAAAAACGAAACTTTTAGGCAAACAGTCATTTTCAAAGCCATACTGTCCTACATGATTTTCATCGACATTATTCCTGTTAATCCAGACTCCCCATCCTTTAGCGGCGGTGTTGAGTCGGGCTAAAAACTCTTTTGTCTTCATGATATTCCTCCTTGTCAACCCCAAGAAATTGAGTAATTTTACCTGAGTAAATTGACTGCAATTTTTCGGGTAATTAACTGTATATTTGATGAACAAAACTGCGAACCTACTACTTGAATGAAGTAGGTTTTTTTCTATACACAATTTTATTATGACCTAAGAAGCCTCTTTTTTGAACAGAAGATTATGTATAGTTTTGTATAAATTTTTATCCAGTTAATTTACATTAGAACCCTTTGGCCACACCCTACACCCATTCCCCTACGATGCTCCGCGCTACGCACAGTCGCTTGTGCTAGGAGGTCACCCTACCCCCACCGAACAAGACTAATTTAAATGCGGGACTTAGCTGTTATCAAATTTTGGCGGGAAGTTTTGCCGCCACCAAAAACTTTCAGCTTTATTCGCAGGCAAAGCCCCTAAATCTTGATCAATATCTTTAGGGGGCAAAGAATTTTCAGGATGGCCGGCCTTAATAGCTGGAGATGAAGATTTTAGGTATAGGTTGCCAATTCTAGCATTAACAAATAAGGGATCAGCTTCTAGAGCATTCTTGCCTTGGGTAGCAAACACATAATCTTTTGCCCATTCCTTTAGGTAAACCGGATAAGTCACGGGTTCAGAATTATGAATGAGATTGTATTCAATTTTTAGGTTTTTTCGTTCAA is from Gloeothece verrucosa PCC 7822 and encodes:
- a CDS encoding tyrosine-type recombinase/integrase: MQAQKTHKTQDIRIQADKGSLRLQFSSRLSRKFYNKPQFYKAVGRSDSPDNRKWLEGICQRIQADLDHPDAENLFDPTLEKYLGIKVTPKIVSLSTAIANPTLGELWDDFCSWKLSTKQICQTTYQNRYRRTYLHWLSPWLESEISSEMVNNMIFDLMRADNYQPNLKKLFNALVYMGDRAVRREKLSKNFFNQTKDVIVKPPKKSSQLSEAEDYRAFAKEERDVIISSFRSSSRSLERQIADLVEFLFLTGCRLGEAFALKWNDIKKDWIVFDESWSTESRLLKTTKTDTTRIFKTKGYSKLLFLLEKVEAQSQTTASKGFVFTTPKGKHFDRLMLNEAWNGKNKGKRDDKDLGETRYYPGVVTRLADEGKISQYLKPSSTRHTFITLQAQSGVDLKLLADSCGNSVDVIYNHYLGVNKDAVLLNL
- a CDS encoding DUF3987 domain-containing protein, whose protein sequence is MLDKERFNQIIQGLADTETAKTYYRELISLARTIGDEHPDAGKVADQIMYLEDLYKFKDTHAQPNTKPTEEAFSYNEINEEVRAKIDELIDLDFAPSQALTVCDFLAKSLKLPNSRNLERYYHYRKDQREQEDFKSEMDKDLSDLLGINKSDINVSDYLPDWLSPPLSHYCKTSSVKHLLVLLGLLSGVSVCHKVKTRLMVDPSKDWKEPPSLFVLNISPTGQGKSPFVNKILIEPLSLIHQEWKEAFNDEQLDYEIELESIKQLPKDERKEALKNLKEPPSRERIIFSTDPTIIGLNQQFNAYPEQGILAIFDEGSKLFAFDRTGSGKSDRADLLSFYNGGGLCELRLEGIRANVSRTLLSINAAIQPEVLLELMGNCEDRSGQWARFLYALQPKTRKYPSRNQAKVDVTNLLVEVYEQIMKLPGELYHLDPQAGQLFDDYYYFDLEGKRMRTNDLGLEAVFGKSGGQVARLALNLHILEVIANPGATPRLIKAETIEKAVSLYKICLNQIRGLYSIAGASQGELPPKLALIIERSKSVGAVTARDIKQYVWCCKKDDPSQIREWFIRLEKLGKGKVSGAGNRKSFTAY